The sequence below is a genomic window from Mycobacterium spongiae.
GTAGGGCAGGCGCTGGCCGGCATCCTCTGGCGACCCGGGGGGTAGTCTGCGCGCGCGTTTCGTGACGTGACGTGACGTGACGCACAAAACATATAGACTGCCTAACTTATTGGGTAGCATAGGCACGACATGACCGACCTCGACCACTCCCCACGGTCGCACCCATCCAGGCGGACCGCCGGCGACACCTGGGCGATCACCGAAAGTGTCGGCGCCACCGCGTTGGGGGTCGCCGCCTGCCGCGCCGTGGAAACGGCCGGAGCCGATCCACTGATTCGCGACGAATTCGCCGAGGTACTGGTGTCGTCGGCCGGTAGTGCATGGGCACGGCTGGCCGACGCAAGCATGGCCTGGCTCGAGGGCGACCCGCGCGGACAACGACTGCATCGGATTGGCTGCGACTACCTGGCGGTGCGCACCCACTTCTTCGACGAGTTTTTCCGCGCCGCTGTCTCGGCGGGCATCCGGCAAGTGGTGATTCTTGCCGCGGGGCTCGACTGCCGCGCTTACCGCCTGACGTGGCCTGCAGACACCGTGATCTACGAGATCGATCAGCCCAAAGTGCTGGAATACAAGGCCGAGATTCTTGGCTCGCAGGGTGCGATCACGACAGCGAAACGTGCTGCGGTCGCGGTAGATCTCCGCGACGACTGGCCCGCGGCGCTCACCGCCGCGGGATTCGATCGCTCGCAACCGACAGCGTGGCTTGCCGAAGGTTTGCTCGCCTATCTGCCCAGCGACGCAGTCGACAACCTCCTCGAGCTGCTGACGGCACTAAGCTCACCGGGTAGTGAGATCGCGGTCGAGGTGTTCGGCATGAACTCGAGTGGAAACACCCAGCGCTGGAATCGGATGCGGGACCGGCTCGGGCTGGACATCGATGTCGAAGCGTTGACCTATCACGAACCGGACCGTTCCGACGTCGCGCAGTGGCTGGTGGCGCGCGGCTGGCGGGTCCACAGCGTGGGTAGTCGCGACGAGATGGGCCGATTGGGCCGGCCGATCCCGCACGATCTGGTTGACGAGACCGTTCGCACCACGCTGCTGCGTGCGCACCAGGTCGCCCAGCGAGACCCAACGACACCCGACTAGACCCAACGAGACCCAACGAGATATCTAGGAATTCATACGATGAGCACAATGCGCACCCACGACGACACCTGGGACATCAAGACCAGTGTTGGTACCACCGCGGTCATGGTGGCCGCTGCCCGAGCCGTCGAAACCGACCGGCCCGACGCACTGATCCGCGATCCCTACGCGAAGCTGCTGGTCACCAACGCCGACGCCGGCGCCATGTGGGAACTCATGCTTGACCCGTCCTTGGTTGCCAAGGTGGAAGCTATCGACGCTGACACCGCAGCCACCGTCCAGTACATGCGCAACTACCAGGCAGTGCGGACGAACTTCTTCGATACCTACTTTGCCGACGCAGTCGCCGCCGGGATCCGTCAGGTGGTGATCCTGGCGTCTGGACTGGATTCTCGGGCCTATCGTCTGCCCTGGCCGGCGGGCACCGCGGTGTACGAGATCGATCAGCCCAAGGTTCTGGCCTATAAGTCCACCACGCTGGCGGCAAATGAGGTGGCGCCCGCTGCTGATCGCCATGTGGTGCCCAGTGACCTGCGGCAGGATTGGCCCGCCGCGCTTCGCGACGCGGGCTTTGATCCGACGGCGCGGACAGCGTGGCTAGCCGAGGGGTTGCTGATGTATCTGCCGGCCGACGCTCAGGACCGGCTGTTCACTCAAGTCGGTTCGCTGAGCGCGCCGGGCAGCCGGATCGCCGCGGAGACCTCGCCGCTGCACGCCGAGGAGCGCCGAGAGGAAATGCGGGCGCGGTTCAAGAAGGTCGCCGAGGTCCTGGGCTACGAGCAGACCGTCGATGTGCAGGAGCTGATTTACCACGACGAGGATCGGGCGGCCGTCGGCGACTGGCTCAACAACCACGGTTGGCGGGCCACGGCGCAAAGCGCGCAAGACGAGATGCGCCGGGTGGGCCGCTGGGTAGAGGGCGTGCCGATGGCCGACCACAAGGACGCGTTCGCTGAGTTTGTGACCGCGGAGCGGTTGTAGCGGTTTGGGTGCCGGGTGCGGCTGCCCGCGTTGTCGGGCTCGACCTAGGTACCTCGCTGCTCACCTCGCTATGTACCGGGGAGGAGCTCGACTCTTAAGCTAGGACTGGCCGGCTGCCACGGCGACCGGACGCGGCTACGCGGAGGAGACGACATGTCGAACCATCGCATTGGGTTGCTGGTCCCCAGCTCGAACACCACGATGGAGACGGAGTTGCCGCGGGTTTTTCGCCGCAGCGCGGCCATCTCCGGCGAGCGGTTTTCCTTCCACGCGGCACGGATGCGAATGAAGACGGTCGAACCCGGCGAGCTGGCCGCAATGAACGCCGACGCGCAACACGAAACCTGCAAACTGGCCGATGCGGCCGTTGATGTGATGGCCTACGCCTGCCTGGTCGCGGTCATGGCGGAGGGCATCGGCGCGCATCGCGTCGTCGAGGCGCGGCTCACTGCTGCCGCACGGGCGGCGGGCTGCGCCGCCGAGGTCATATCCAGCGCTGGCGCATTGGTCGAGGGTTTTCATCAGCTCGGGGTGCGAAGCACCGCCATTGTCACGCCCTATACCAAACAGACCGCCACGCAGGTCGTCGACTACATCGAGTCCGAAGGTGTCCACGTGCACGACGTCATTAACTTAGAGGTTGCCGACAATCTCGCGGTGGGCCGGCTCGACCCCGCCCAATTGCCTGATATCGCCAGTGGGCTCGGAACACGCGGGGTGGATGCGGTGGTGCTGTCGGCGTGTGTCCAAATGCCCTCGCTGTCGGCCATCCCGGATGCCGAGAAGGCGTTGGGCCTACCAGCGGTGACCGCCGCCACGGCGACGTCCTGGAAGGTCCTGCGTGCCCTAGGGCTCCCGGCGATCGCCGAGGGTTCGGGTGCGCTGCTGCGGGCTGCGGCTTGACCCTGGACCCGCCGCGGCAGGCCGCCTCGTAGTCCACGGTCCGATCCGATCGCGTGGTTGGCTTCGGGCGATAGGCAGATCTTTCCTACTCCCGTTCGAACTGGGTGATTAGTATCGCGGTTAGCACGGATTTGCGACTGCCCTACGACGTGCGGGCGACTCCGGGAAGGAAGCACAACGATGACCACCGAATCGGTTGCGCCGAAGACTCAGCAACCCGACACCCCCGAGACGCCGACGGCACGAACAGCTGAACCAAGCGCGGGTGCGCCGCCAACAACTCCGCCCGCCACCCCTGCAGCATCCCAGGTCGCCACAATCGTGGCTGGGCTTCGCACCACCTATGCCACCGGGCGCACCCGCAGCATCGAGTGGCGCAAGGAGCAATTGCGGGCGCTGGCCAGGTTGATGGAG
It includes:
- a CDS encoding class I SAM-dependent methyltransferase; translation: MTDLDHSPRSHPSRRTAGDTWAITESVGATALGVAACRAVETAGADPLIRDEFAEVLVSSAGSAWARLADASMAWLEGDPRGQRLHRIGCDYLAVRTHFFDEFFRAAVSAGIRQVVILAAGLDCRAYRLTWPADTVIYEIDQPKVLEYKAEILGSQGAITTAKRAAVAVDLRDDWPAALTAAGFDRSQPTAWLAEGLLAYLPSDAVDNLLELLTALSSPGSEIAVEVFGMNSSGNTQRWNRMRDRLGLDIDVEALTYHEPDRSDVAQWLVARGWRVHSVGSRDEMGRLGRPIPHDLVDETVRTTLLRAHQVAQRDPTTPD
- a CDS encoding class I SAM-dependent methyltransferase, whose amino-acid sequence is MRTHDDTWDIKTSVGTTAVMVAAARAVETDRPDALIRDPYAKLLVTNADAGAMWELMLDPSLVAKVEAIDADTAATVQYMRNYQAVRTNFFDTYFADAVAAGIRQVVILASGLDSRAYRLPWPAGTAVYEIDQPKVLAYKSTTLAANEVAPAADRHVVPSDLRQDWPAALRDAGFDPTARTAWLAEGLLMYLPADAQDRLFTQVGSLSAPGSRIAAETSPLHAEERREEMRARFKKVAEVLGYEQTVDVQELIYHDEDRAAVGDWLNNHGWRATAQSAQDEMRRVGRWVEGVPMADHKDAFAEFVTAERL
- a CDS encoding maleate cis-trans isomerase family protein; translation: MSNHRIGLLVPSSNTTMETELPRVFRRSAAISGERFSFHAARMRMKTVEPGELAAMNADAQHETCKLADAAVDVMAYACLVAVMAEGIGAHRVVEARLTAAARAAGCAAEVISSAGALVEGFHQLGVRSTAIVTPYTKQTATQVVDYIESEGVHVHDVINLEVADNLAVGRLDPAQLPDIASGLGTRGVDAVVLSACVQMPSLSAIPDAEKALGLPAVTAATATSWKVLRALGLPAIAEGSGALLRAAA